From Vagococcus jeotgali, one genomic window encodes:
- a CDS encoding GTP pyrophosphokinase: MEDRNWKLFLAPYEQAVSELKVKLRSIRTQYQENNLHTPIEFVTGRVKPKDSILTKAKLRGISLDRLENDMQDIAGLRIMCQFVEDIYEVIHLLRQRTDFKIIQERDYIANSKASGYRSYHVVIEYPVQLITGEKNILMEIQIRTLAMNFWATIEHSLNYKYDGEFPEEINTRLALTAEAASLLDEEMSKIRDEIQEAQHLFSYRVPHHLVEDEKMNESEVGETHED, from the coding sequence TGGAAGTTATTTTTAGCACCATATGAACAAGCTGTATCAGAACTTAAAGTAAAGTTAAGAAGCATTAGAACTCAATATCAAGAAAATAATCTACATACGCCAATTGAATTTGTGACGGGACGTGTGAAACCTAAAGATAGTATTTTAACAAAAGCAAAACTCCGTGGTATTTCTCTAGATAGATTAGAAAACGATATGCAAGATATTGCAGGGCTTAGAATTATGTGTCAGTTTGTTGAGGATATTTATGAAGTGATTCATCTACTTAGACAACGCACAGACTTTAAAATCATTCAAGAGCGAGATTATATTGCTAATAGTAAGGCTAGCGGTTACCGGTCTTATCATGTGGTAATTGAATACCCCGTGCAATTAATTACTGGAGAAAAAAACATTTTAATGGAAATCCAGATTAGAACTCTTGCAATGAACTTTTGGGCAACGATTGAGCATTCGCTAAATTATAAATATGACGGGGAATTTCCTGAAGAAATCAATACCAGATTAGCATTAACAGCAGAAGCTGCTTCACTACTTGATGAGGAAATGTCCAAAATTCGTGATGAAATTCAAGAAGCTCAGCATTTATTTTCATACCGTGTCCCACATCATTTAGTGGAAGATGAAAAAATGAATGAATCTGAAGTAGGTGAAACACATGAAGATTAG
- a CDS encoding RluA family pseudouridine synthase — translation MRFTWIVDVENTTLKKFLNKQGVSRRLLAKIKYQGGTLLVNKQVRNSTFEVKEGDSVTIIIPDEGEHETMLPYESTLDIIYEDEHLLVVNKPTEVASIPSQYHKTGTMANYVKHYYNQQDYDNRIIHVVTRLDRDTTGLMMFAKHGFSHAMMDKQLQSGEMKKYYSAIVGGDLSRLKEEETIDLRIGRDESSIIKRTVVEEGGQHAITDYKLIEKTDETAQVDVQLHTGRTHQIRVHFQGIGCPLIGDELYGGNIDKGINRQALHCKRLEFLHPFTGEQIVLTAPLPEDMQELLS, via the coding sequence ATGAGATTTACCTGGATTGTGGACGTGGAAAATACCACATTAAAAAAATTTTTAAATAAGCAAGGTGTATCAAGACGTTTGCTGGCCAAAATCAAATATCAAGGTGGAACACTTCTAGTTAATAAACAAGTTAGAAATTCGACTTTTGAAGTGAAGGAGGGAGATAGTGTGACAATTATTATCCCTGATGAGGGGGAGCATGAAACGATGTTACCTTATGAGTCGACTTTGGATATTATCTATGAAGATGAACATCTCTTAGTAGTCAATAAACCAACAGAAGTGGCTTCAATTCCTTCGCAGTATCACAAGACAGGAACTATGGCAAATTATGTGAAACACTACTATAATCAGCAAGATTATGATAACCGAATCATTCATGTAGTGACAAGGCTTGACCGTGACACTACAGGGTTGATGATGTTTGCTAAACACGGTTTTTCTCATGCTATGATGGATAAGCAATTACAATCAGGTGAGATGAAGAAATATTATTCAGCTATTGTTGGTGGTGATTTATCAAGACTTAAAGAAGAAGAGACCATTGATCTTAGAATTGGCCGAGATGAGTCATCCATTATTAAACGAACAGTTGTAGAAGAAGGCGGTCAGCATGCTATTACTGATTATAAATTAATCGAAAAAACAGATGAGACAGCTCAAGTTGATGTTCAACTACATACTGGGCGAACTCATCAAATTAGAGTTCATTTTCAAGGGATTGGGTGTCCTTTGATTGGAGATGAACTTTACGGTGGGAACATAGATAAGGGCATAAATAGACAAGCCCTACATTGTAAACGATTAGAATTTTTACATCCCTTCACTGGGGAGCAGATTGTATTAACAGCACCACTACCAGAAGATATGCAAGAGTTATTGAGTTAA
- a CDS encoding GNAT family N-acetyltransferase, producing MTFQIKPVTICDTTHLDLLLEADPNIQLIESYLEHGYLFEAILNDKIVGIISLSLTNKTTLEVNNISVHSTYQNQGIGLNLLAFADEFAREHHCKWLDIFTGSTSIGQLYLYQKHGFRIVYVDSDYFIRHYSENIYENGIHLQDRIALRKELSNI from the coding sequence ATGACGTTTCAAATAAAACCTGTCACAATTTGTGACACTACCCACTTAGATTTATTGCTTGAGGCAGACCCTAATATCCAGTTAATTGAAAGTTATTTAGAACATGGTTATCTGTTTGAAGCTATTTTAAATGATAAAATAGTAGGTATCATCTCACTTAGTCTAACAAATAAAACAACCCTTGAAGTGAATAACATCTCTGTTCACTCAACTTATCAAAATCAAGGGATTGGATTAAATTTACTAGCTTTTGCCGATGAATTCGCTAGAGAACATCATTGCAAGTGGCTAGATATCTTTACTGGATCAACTAGTATTGGGCAACTCTATTTGTACCAAAAACATGGTTTTAGAATCGTTTATGTGGATTCTGATTATTTTATTCGTCATTATTCTGAAAACATTTATGAAAATGGGATTCATTTACAAGATAGAATAGCTTTAAGAAAAGAACTATCTAACATTTAA
- a CDS encoding copper homeostasis protein CutC, with the protein MLIKEFCAENFTNIPKAIASGANRIELCDNLAVGGTTVSKGVMMETAAYCSEKGVPVMAIIRPRGGNFVYTDTEIKIMEQDIYEAKSQGIDGIVVGCLNESNQIDEEAMKILLDAADGMQVTFHMAFDAMNKDEQFAAIDWLASHGVDRILTHGGPSNIEIEKHLEYINDLISYANNRLIILPGGGITFENADTVASFLNAKEIHGTKIVDFPF; encoded by the coding sequence GTGCTAATCAAAGAATTTTGTGCTGAAAATTTTACAAATATTCCTAAAGCAATCGCTTCTGGAGCTAATCGTATTGAATTATGTGACAACTTGGCTGTAGGCGGAACCACTGTGAGTAAAGGTGTCATGATGGAAACAGCCGCTTATTGTAGTGAAAAAGGCGTCCCTGTTATGGCTATTATTAGACCTCGAGGTGGTAATTTCGTCTACACAGATACGGAAATCAAAATCATGGAACAAGATATTTATGAAGCAAAATCACAAGGTATTGATGGTATTGTTGTTGGATGCTTAAACGAGAGTAATCAAATTGATGAAGAAGCTATGAAAATCTTATTAGATGCAGCTGATGGGATGCAAGTGACATTTCATATGGCTTTTGATGCTATGAACAAAGATGAACAATTTGCAGCGATTGACTGGTTAGCAAGTCACGGTGTGGACCGTATTCTAACTCACGGAGGACCTTCAAATATAGAGATTGAAAAACACTTAGAATACATCAATGATCTCATTTCCTATGCCAATAACCGCCTTATTATTTTACCCGGTGGGGGCATCACCTTTGAAAATGCTGATACAGTCGCATCATTTTTAAACGCTAAAGAAATACACGGCACAAAAATTGTAGATTTCCCATTCTAA
- a CDS encoding ISL3 family transposase produces MSHNHCIRLSLDLKDKNIYFDSIFCEEQLIKGIRSKIYKGILTYTPSACPCCGIKNEQFSIVKNGFISSRIKWLSVAHYPTYLLLKKQRFLCRHCDSSFLAESSEIEKHCFIAKRVKQSILIELSDAISFKDLAKRHFVSSTTINRILVSGGKDLSNQFLYLPQNLCFDEFTSVKNNSGKYSFIYSDSSTHQIIDILIDNKKLTLEKHFLKYSLKVRRQVKTIVVDMNAAYFKLAKRLFPNAEVIIDRFHLVQLISRSLNITRIKTMNRYRTSNVTDMKNYRKLKKYWKLFLKDSNELNYTDYRYQRLFKSILPETDVMDYLLSLNKELSETYKLYQELLYCSKNNDFDTFSDLLLLANEDISIPMKTSIRTLKKHLPRIENTFKYAYSNGCLEGSINKIKLIKRIAYGYRNFQNYKYRILLSFKDKQKSSKNHSVSAA; encoded by the coding sequence ATGTCCCATAACCATTGTATTCGACTATCGCTAGATTTAAAAGATAAAAATATTTATTTCGATTCTATTTTTTGTGAGGAACAGCTTATTAAAGGGATAAGATCCAAGATTTATAAAGGTATTCTTACTTACACTCCTTCGGCTTGTCCTTGTTGTGGCATTAAAAATGAACAATTTTCTATTGTGAAAAATGGGTTTATTTCTTCTCGAATAAAGTGGTTAAGTGTGGCTCACTACCCAACCTATCTTTTATTAAAGAAACAGAGATTCCTTTGTCGTCATTGTGACTCCTCTTTTCTAGCTGAATCTTCAGAAATTGAGAAACATTGTTTTATCGCTAAAAGAGTGAAGCAATCAATTCTTATTGAGTTAAGTGATGCTATCTCGTTTAAAGATTTAGCTAAAAGACATTTTGTTTCATCAACAACGATTAATAGAATTTTAGTATCTGGTGGTAAAGACTTATCTAATCAATTTTTATATTTACCTCAAAACCTTTGTTTTGATGAATTTACTTCGGTTAAAAACAATAGTGGCAAGTACAGTTTTATTTACTCTGATTCCTCTACACACCAAATTATCGATATTCTCATTGATAATAAAAAGCTAACACTAGAGAAACACTTTCTTAAGTACTCTCTAAAGGTTCGTCGCCAAGTAAAAACAATTGTCGTTGATATGAATGCAGCCTATTTTAAATTAGCCAAAAGGCTATTTCCTAATGCTGAGGTGATTATTGATCGCTTTCACTTAGTTCAACTTATCAGTCGCTCTTTAAACATAACTAGAATTAAGACGATGAATCGTTATCGCACATCGAATGTAACTGACATGAAAAATTATCGAAAACTAAAAAAATATTGGAAACTCTTTTTAAAAGATTCTAATGAATTGAATTATACAGATTATCGTTATCAGCGTTTATTTAAGAGTATTTTACCTGAAACAGATGTCATGGATTATTTACTTAGCTTAAACAAAGAGTTATCAGAAACTTATAAACTTTATCAAGAACTATTATACTGTAGTAAAAACAATGATTTTGACACTTTTTCTGATCTATTATTATTAGCTAACGAAGATATCTCTATTCCAATGAAAACCTCGATTCGAACACTAAAGAAGCATTTACCAAGAATTGAAAACACCTTTAAATACGCTTATTCAAATGGTTGTTTAGAAGGTTCCATAAACAAAATTAAATTAATCAAACGAATAGCTTACGGCTATAGAAATTTTCAGAACTATAAATACAGAATTTTACTTAGTTTTAAAGACAAACAAAAAAGCAGCAAAAACCATTCGGTTTCTGCTGCCTAA
- a CDS encoding methyltransferase domain-containing protein: protein MLKKKKEYAKEHLATNIDKMACPKCGAGFSLEETGSLVCTNHHTFNLSKKGIIHFPDHHMTSDYDTDMLTHRRKMIQKGLYAPVLESITKELSHLRETDLLVDMGSGEGSFVELLDREYHVSSQKMGFDLSKDGVLLSSDFSKEAFWFIADVTNMPFADHAVSALLNIFSPSHYEEMKRVLADDGLIIKVIPEENYLKELRQAFYAEKEDKQTYSNNKVYDKFVKELELIKETRVTYQFPVLQEDYESILKMSPIHWGASKEALAQAKDSYFEGLTIDVLILVGKKK, encoded by the coding sequence ATGTTAAAGAAGAAGAAAGAATATGCTAAGGAACACCTAGCAACAAACATAGATAAAATGGCTTGTCCAAAATGTGGAGCTGGTTTTTCCTTAGAAGAAACAGGCTCTTTGGTTTGTACGAATCATCACACATTTAATTTGTCAAAAAAAGGAATTATTCACTTTCCAGATCATCACATGACTAGTGATTACGATACAGATATGCTTACCCATCGCAGGAAAATGATTCAAAAAGGGCTGTATGCACCTGTTTTAGAGTCAATAACTAAAGAGTTATCACACTTAAGAGAAACAGATTTATTAGTTGATATGGGATCAGGTGAAGGAAGTTTTGTGGAGCTTTTAGATAGAGAGTATCACGTTTCATCACAAAAAATGGGGTTTGATTTATCAAAAGATGGTGTGTTACTAAGTAGTGATTTTTCGAAAGAAGCTTTTTGGTTTATTGCAGATGTGACCAATATGCCTTTTGCTGATCACGCAGTTTCTGCCCTTTTAAATATCTTTTCACCTAGTCATTACGAAGAAATGAAGCGAGTACTAGCAGATGATGGTTTGATTATAAAAGTTATTCCTGAAGAGAATTATTTAAAAGAGTTACGCCAGGCTTTCTATGCTGAAAAAGAAGACAAACAAACCTATAGTAATAACAAAGTTTATGACAAGTTTGTGAAAGAGTTAGAACTAATTAAAGAAACGCGTGTTACGTATCAATTTCCTGTTTTACAAGAGGATTATGAGAGTATTCTTAAAATGTCACCAATTCACTGGGGAGCATCAAAAGAGGCGCTAGCACAGGCTAAGGATAGCTATTTTGAGGGATTAACGATAGATGTTCTTATTTTAGTTGGTAAAAAGAAATAG
- a CDS encoding magnesium transporter CorA family protein — MLVEHKINNHLTWVETNRLTDEEKISLLTDYKLPAETIDYVTDIYERSNYITDEENGIDLVIIHVPTKLDQDNRYVSRPVSLLTRGNQIFYFNEGESKVNYEKVKKIALGNQAETPMIFLLEAVNELVDSYLPVLRVISRERHQLDDLLTQKVRNKDLVRLSYLQQTLTFLLSATANNLDVLNQIEQSKQAKSFDDETNERLEDAMIEANQIAHMTEIESGIVDRISQIFDSLMNNNLNDTMQFLTLWSLALAIPTIITGFYGMNIDLPVNASKYEWVYVVVLSIILMIWLIVMFNKRRK, encoded by the coding sequence ATGTTAGTAGAACACAAAATTAATAATCATTTAACTTGGGTAGAAACAAATCGTTTAACTGATGAAGAAAAAATCAGTTTATTAACAGATTACAAATTACCAGCAGAGACAATTGATTATGTGACAGATATTTATGAGCGAAGTAACTACATTACAGATGAGGAAAATGGTATTGATTTAGTCATCATTCATGTTCCAACCAAGCTAGATCAAGATAATCGTTATGTTTCTAGACCAGTCAGTTTATTAACCCGGGGTAATCAAATATTTTACTTCAATGAAGGGGAGTCAAAGGTAAACTACGAAAAAGTGAAAAAGATTGCTCTTGGAAACCAAGCAGAGACACCTATGATTTTTTTATTAGAAGCAGTTAATGAATTAGTGGATTCATATTTGCCAGTTTTAAGAGTTATTTCTAGAGAACGTCATCAATTAGATGATTTATTAACGCAAAAAGTACGAAATAAGGATTTAGTTAGATTGTCTTATTTACAACAAACATTGACATTTTTATTAAGTGCAACAGCTAATAATTTAGACGTATTAAATCAGATTGAGCAGTCTAAGCAGGCTAAAAGTTTTGATGATGAGACAAATGAAAGGTTAGAAGATGCTATGATTGAAGCGAATCAGATAGCTCATATGACAGAAATTGAGTCAGGAATTGTAGATAGAATTTCGCAAATTTTTGATAGTCTGATGAATAACAATTTAAATGATACGATGCAATTTTTAACACTTTGGTCACTAGCTCTAGCTATTCCAACCATCATTACAGGCTTTTACGGGATGAATATAGATTTACCTGTTAATGCTTCTAAGTACGAATGGGTTTATGTTGTAGTACTATCCATTATTTTAATGATTTGGCTTATTGTGATGTTTAACAAGAGGCGAAAATAA
- a CDS encoding NAD kinase, translated as MKISIFSNEKKQSQKVAKELKYKLKEQQFIIDEKTPDVVITIGGDGTLLSAFHAYQDQLATVRFIGVHTGHLGFYTDWRDYDIDELVRSLKEETQKSVSYPLLDIEVVYSDGSDSELRLALNEASIKNIHHTMVANVYIKTELFECYRGDGLSVSTPTGSTAYSKSLGGAVLHPRVNAIQLNEIASINNRVYRSLGSPMIIAADEWITFDMKEQEEYRLTIDNYLVENPNIKQLRFCLSDKRIQFASYRHTHFWKRVRDAFI; from the coding sequence ATGAAGATTAGTATTTTTTCAAATGAAAAAAAGCAGTCTCAAAAGGTAGCAAAAGAATTAAAATACAAATTAAAAGAACAACAGTTTATTATCGATGAAAAGACACCAGATGTAGTGATTACAATCGGCGGTGATGGGACACTACTTAGTGCTTTTCATGCTTATCAAGATCAACTAGCTACAGTGAGATTTATCGGGGTCCACACTGGGCATTTAGGTTTTTATACGGACTGGCGTGATTATGATATTGATGAGTTAGTGAGAAGTCTAAAAGAAGAAACTCAAAAAAGTGTGAGTTACCCTTTACTTGATATCGAAGTTGTCTACTCTGATGGTAGTGATAGTGAGTTGCGTCTTGCTTTAAATGAAGCTAGTATAAAAAACATTCACCATACGATGGTTGCTAATGTTTATATTAAAACAGAGCTATTTGAGTGTTACAGAGGAGACGGGTTATCTGTTTCAACTCCAACTGGCTCAACTGCCTATAGTAAAAGTTTAGGTGGTGCTGTTCTTCATCCTAGAGTGAATGCCATTCAATTAAATGAGATAGCTTCAATCAATAACCGTGTATACCGTTCATTAGGTTCACCAATGATTATTGCAGCAGATGAGTGGATTACCTTTGATATGAAAGAGCAAGAAGAATACCGATTAACCATTGATAATTATTTAGTAGAAAATCCAAATATAAAGCAGTTACGTTTTTGCTTGTCAGATAAACGTATCCAATTTGCTTCATACAGGCACACCCATTTTTGGAAGCGAGTGAGAGATGCCTTTATTTGA
- the trmL gene encoding tRNA (uridine(34)/cytosine(34)/5-carboxymethylaminomethyluridine(34)-2'-O)-methyltransferase TrmL: MNHIVLFEPQIPANTGNIARTCAATNSPLHLIEPLGFSTDDKQLKRAGLDYWHDVDIRYYKNVEEFMTAIGDAPLHFVTKFARHTYSDVNYNDNQDHYFMFGKETTGLPEELMRAHEEQCIRIPMNDEHVRSLNLSNTAALVVYEALRQQSFPNLEAVHIYDNDKLSH; this comes from the coding sequence ATGAATCATATTGTATTATTTGAACCACAAATTCCAGCTAATACTGGTAATATTGCACGAACTTGTGCGGCAACTAATTCACCACTACATTTAATTGAGCCTCTTGGATTTTCAACTGATGATAAACAGCTAAAACGTGCTGGCCTTGATTACTGGCATGATGTGGACATTAGGTATTATAAAAATGTTGAGGAGTTTATGACTGCAATCGGGGATGCTCCTTTGCATTTTGTGACAAAGTTTGCACGACATACTTATAGTGATGTTAATTATAATGATAACCAAGACCACTACTTTATGTTTGGAAAAGAAACAACTGGGTTGCCAGAGGAGCTAATGCGTGCCCATGAGGAGCAGTGTATTCGTATTCCAATGAATGACGAGCACGTTAGATCCCTAAATTTATCAAATACAGCCGCTTTAGTTGTTTATGAAGCCTTGCGACAACAATCATTTCCAAATTTAGAAGCTGTTCATATTTATGACAATGATAAATTAAGTCATTAA
- a CDS encoding diacylglycerol/lipid kinase family protein yields MKNITLHLLVNRQAGAGKGADYYKEVTRHLNKEHITYQTYFTEYAGHEKEIIASLLPFTLKEWDSSIKNFPLLVVIGGDGTLHEVVNALVDYPNIPVGYLPGGSGNDFARGIGMSRKIKHSLKQLLHATQPSPINLMKATEVHTKQSRLILNNVGLGLDAKIVATANQSKAKHILNNLKLGSLAYISAAFSSVVKQPSYPLTISTETSGKTFEDAYLCTTTNHPYFGGGVAIDPTASPFTEDIHLIVVEKIPPMQLLWLVMQLFAKNHLNSKHVHRFIGPNLSVHCQTPQEGQADGEVLGQHDFNLQFETTSRLF; encoded by the coding sequence ATGAAAAACATAACCTTACACCTTCTTGTAAATAGACAAGCCGGTGCTGGTAAGGGTGCTGATTATTATAAAGAGGTGACTCGTCACCTAAACAAAGAACACATTACTTACCAAACTTATTTTACTGAATATGCAGGACATGAGAAAGAAATTATTGCAAGTTTGCTTCCATTTACTTTAAAAGAATGGGATTCTTCTATTAAAAATTTCCCCTTGTTAGTTGTCATAGGTGGAGATGGCACTCTGCATGAAGTCGTCAACGCATTAGTTGATTATCCAAATATCCCTGTTGGTTACTTACCTGGAGGCTCTGGCAATGACTTTGCTCGTGGTATTGGTATGTCTAGGAAGATTAAGCACTCACTTAAGCAGTTATTACATGCCACACAACCTTCTCCTATTAATTTGATGAAGGCAACTGAGGTTCATACAAAACAGTCTAGACTTATTTTAAATAATGTAGGTCTTGGCTTAGATGCTAAAATTGTGGCAACAGCTAATCAATCAAAAGCAAAACATATTTTAAATAATTTAAAATTAGGATCTCTAGCTTACATAAGTGCTGCTTTTTCATCTGTTGTAAAACAACCTTCTTATCCATTGACCATTTCTACGGAAACTAGTGGGAAAACTTTTGAAGATGCCTATCTTTGTACCACAACAAACCATCCTTATTTTGGTGGAGGCGTGGCGATTGACCCAACAGCCTCACCTTTTACAGAAGATATTCATTTGATTGTAGTGGAAAAGATTCCACCTATGCAACTGCTTTGGTTGGTCATGCAATTATTTGCTAAGAATCATCTAAATTCAAAACATGTTCATCGTTTTATCGGCCCAAACCTATCTGTTCACTGCCAGACCCCCCAAGAAGGACAAGCAGATGGTGAAGTTTTAGGCCAACATGATTTTAACTTACAATTTGAAACAACCTCAAGACTCTTCTGA
- the recD2 gene encoding SF1B family DNA helicase RecD2, producing the protein MKEQSLTGTIKAIFFENSSNFYKVMLVKVTDTTTNYDGDEIVVTGTFGQIQEGEPYQFYGSLVNHPRYGDQFKVERYEQAKPTSVDGLVYYLSSDKFPGIGKKTAENIVGVLGEHAIDEILDQPDVLEKVPGLNEKKRQTLIESLRQNYGMEQIVIGLNRYGFGNQLAFAIYNKYKGETLSIIEEDPYRLVEDIEGVGFKKADILAEQIGIQADAPSRIRAALLHELFQSCLSTGDTYMEARQLLVKALETLENSRPVEIDPKKAAEEVIHLAEEGAIIQEGTRLFEKSLYFSEIGLASSIKRLLSKKKNMPYKEKDIDEAISLVESQAGISYGDSQKEALKEAIKSPFFILTGGPGTGKTTVINGLVSIYAELNNLSLNLEDYTQEIFPILLAAPTGRAAKRMNDMTDLPASTIHRLLGLTGRETETPEEARELEGGLLIVDELSMVDTWLANTLLKSVPNNMQVIFVGDKDQLPSVGPGQVLTDLLLVSDIPKRELKDIYRQDDGSSIISLAHHIKNGEVPSDLTENKQDRSFIQCRVGQIESVVNQVVTRAKGKGFSNQEMQVLAPMYRGQAGIDQLNVLMQRILNDNEDGSRKEVKFLDKIYRIGDKILHLVNSPELNVFNGDMGEVVGITYGKDTDDKVDEMTLLFDETEVIYKRNEWNKFTLAYACSIHKSQGSEFQMVVLPLVNQYSRMLQRKLLYTAVTRSRDFLILIGEVDAFKRAIESESIERQTTLTERLVQNEEDLVAQEKAETSYLLEKQEETKEALVSKVEESIAQLPNKKADMTVNNQTEMISLFVEEEEEPVVLNNSRLTNDLVFSQKIDPMIGMAHISPYDFQCK; encoded by the coding sequence ATGAAAGAGCAATCATTAACAGGGACGATAAAAGCCATCTTTTTTGAAAATTCCTCTAACTTTTACAAGGTGATGCTAGTTAAAGTAACGGATACAACGACAAATTATGATGGGGATGAAATTGTTGTCACAGGTACTTTTGGACAAATTCAAGAAGGTGAGCCGTATCAATTTTACGGCTCACTTGTGAACCATCCAAGATACGGAGATCAATTTAAGGTTGAGCGTTACGAACAAGCTAAACCAACCTCAGTTGATGGATTGGTTTATTATTTGTCTAGTGATAAGTTTCCAGGCATTGGGAAAAAAACAGCAGAAAATATTGTTGGAGTACTTGGAGAACATGCTATTGATGAAATATTAGATCAACCAGACGTGTTAGAGAAAGTCCCTGGATTAAATGAAAAAAAACGTCAAACCTTAATCGAATCCCTTCGTCAAAATTATGGCATGGAACAAATCGTCATTGGTTTAAATCGTTACGGATTTGGTAATCAGTTGGCTTTTGCTATTTATAATAAGTATAAAGGGGAAACTTTAAGTATTATTGAAGAAGATCCTTACCGATTAGTTGAGGACATTGAAGGTGTTGGGTTTAAAAAGGCTGATATATTAGCTGAACAAATTGGTATTCAAGCAGATGCGCCTTCAAGAATAAGAGCAGCCCTTTTACATGAGTTATTTCAAAGTTGTTTAAGCACAGGTGATACATACATGGAGGCTAGGCAACTTTTAGTAAAAGCTCTTGAAACTTTAGAAAATAGTCGCCCAGTTGAAATTGATCCTAAAAAAGCAGCTGAGGAGGTTATTCACTTGGCTGAAGAAGGTGCGATCATTCAAGAAGGCACACGTTTATTTGAGAAGTCATTATATTTTTCTGAAATAGGTTTAGCTTCTTCAATTAAGCGCCTACTAAGTAAGAAAAAAAATATGCCGTATAAAGAAAAAGATATTGATGAAGCGATTAGTTTGGTTGAAAGTCAGGCTGGTATTAGTTATGGAGATAGTCAAAAAGAAGCGTTGAAAGAAGCTATCAAGTCACCATTTTTTATTTTAACAGGGGGGCCTGGAACAGGGAAAACCACGGTTATCAATGGTCTTGTTTCCATATATGCTGAACTAAATAATTTGTCTTTAAACTTAGAAGATTACACCCAAGAGATCTTCCCAATTCTACTAGCAGCTCCAACAGGTAGGGCTGCTAAGAGAATGAATGATATGACGGATCTTCCTGCCAGTACCATTCACCGGTTGCTTGGTTTAACTGGTAGAGAAACAGAAACACCTGAGGAAGCTAGAGAATTAGAGGGTGGTTTACTTATTGTAGATGAGTTGTCTATGGTGGATACGTGGCTTGCTAATACCTTACTAAAATCTGTCCCTAATAACATGCAAGTTATTTTTGTAGGGGATAAAGATCAACTACCCTCTGTTGGACCAGGACAAGTGTTGACTGATTTATTATTGGTATCAGATATTCCTAAAAGAGAATTAAAAGATATTTATCGTCAAGATGATGGCTCTTCAATAATCTCACTTGCCCATCACATAAAGAATGGTGAAGTCCCATCAGATTTGACTGAGAATAAACAAGATCGCTCCTTTATTCAGTGTCGAGTGGGCCAAATTGAGTCTGTTGTAAATCAAGTAGTAACACGTGCTAAGGGTAAGGGGTTTTCAAATCAAGAAATGCAAGTCTTAGCGCCAATGTATAGAGGTCAAGCTGGCATAGATCAGTTAAATGTGTTGATGCAACGTATTCTTAATGATAATGAAGATGGTTCAAGAAAAGAAGTTAAATTTTTAGATAAAATTTACCGAATAGGGGACAAAATTCTTCATTTAGTCAATAGCCCAGAGTTAAATGTATTTAACGGGGATATGGGTGAGGTTGTAGGTATTACTTATGGTAAGGATACTGATGATAAGGTAGATGAGATGACACTATTATTTGATGAGACCGAAGTCATTTATAAGCGAAATGAGTGGAATAAATTTACGCTTGCCTATGCTTGTTCAATTCACAAATCTCAAGGTAGTGAATTTCAAATGGTGGTCTTGCCACTTGTTAACCAATATAGTCGTATGCTACAGCGTAAACTTCTTTATACCGCAGTGACGCGAAGCCGTGATTTTTTAATTTTAATTGGAGAAGTAGATGCGTTTAAAAGAGCGATAGAAAGTGAATCAATTGAGCGGCAAACCACACTAACAGAGCGATTAGTTCAAAATGAAGAGGATCTAGTTGCCCAAGAAAAAGCCGAAACCAGCTATCTTCTTGAAAAACAAGAAGAAACTAAGGAAGCACTAGTTTCTAAAGTAGAAGAAAGCATAGCTCAACTACCTAATAAAAAAGCAGATATGACAGTTAATAATCAAACAGAAATGATTAGTTTATTTGTAGAAGAGGAAGAAGAACCTGTTGTTTTAAACAATAGTAGACTAACAAATGACTTAGTCTTTTCACAAAAAATAGACCCGATGATCGGTATGGCTCATATATCACCATATGATTTTCAGTGTAAATAA